One Lacipirellulaceae bacterium DNA window includes the following coding sequences:
- a CDS encoding BBP7 family outer membrane beta-barrel protein — protein sequence MKRLRYKTIRGAIASLTATIAVTWLIGCPSCCFGILDGDGIADDIDRDGHFGPDIQVSFQSSNAGLGSVPDFDDLVILPVSFQSIEQEHHTLINGTELMQPHLLTEGRIAGNDENSHYEILTGIRYYQLDDNFRVDGNGGVLGESFWYTRVVNNLVGPQITLNYKTSLKQLLFDFSGCLFLGYNLQDMTQRSAMGEDLIPGQHNHPLYFGPTITNHEKIEEDFAPLLELRATASYQFTDRIALKLTYTGTFVDNIRRASEQVRYQLPDMGFREEASTQRATINNLFAGFEAVY from the coding sequence GTGAAACGCCTAAGGTATAAGACTATTCGCGGAGCAATTGCCAGCCTGACTGCCACGATTGCTGTAACTTGGCTGATTGGATGTCCATCCTGCTGTTTTGGAATCTTAGATGGTGACGGTATCGCTGATGATATCGACCGAGATGGCCACTTTGGCCCCGACATCCAAGTTTCGTTTCAGTCCAGCAATGCAGGTCTTGGGAGTGTTCCTGACTTCGATGATTTGGTGATTCTCCCAGTCTCATTCCAATCGATTGAGCAAGAACATCACACGCTAATCAACGGTACGGAACTAATGCAGCCCCATCTGCTGACGGAAGGACGCATCGCTGGGAACGACGAGAATAGTCACTACGAAATCCTCACCGGGATTCGCTATTATCAGCTAGACGATAACTTCCGTGTCGACGGAAATGGAGGCGTTTTAGGGGAAAGCTTCTGGTATACGAGAGTAGTCAACAATTTGGTCGGTCCTCAGATCACTCTTAACTACAAGACCTCTCTCAAGCAGTTGTTATTCGACTTCAGCGGCTGTCTTTTTCTCGGATATAACCTTCAGGATATGACTCAACGTTCGGCGATGGGCGAAGACCTCATCCCCGGCCAACACAATCACCCACTCTACTTCGGCCCCACGATTACCAACCACGAGAAGATCGAAGAAGACTTCGCCCCGTTGCTAGAACTCCGCGCCACGGCCAGCTACCAGTTCACCGATCGCATAGCTTTGAAGCTGACCTACACAGGCACGTTCGTTGACAACATCCGCCGGGCGTCGGAACAGGTTCGCTATCAATTACCCGACATGGGCTTTCGCGAAGAGGCCAGCACACAACGGGCGACGATCAACAACTTATTCGCTGGGTTCGAGGCTGTGTACTAG
- a CDS encoding sulfatase-like hydrolase/transferase, producing MKPLAAPLILAFMSLVWVTDCLADDRPNILFILADDQSPYSLSAYGNEVCHTPNLDRLAKDGMTFDGAHHMGAWTGAVCTASRTMIMTGRTVWHVPGAKATPLENDEQYRQEAAQQSMPVIFSRAGYETFRTCKQGNSYDEANRLFQVSKIQNPKKKYRKETTNSDWHGDRAVEYLESREAASTEKPFLMYFGFTHPHDPRNGKSELLEKYGAFNDAGPFREGMKPHPKSPELPVNYLPEHPFHHGHPGLRDEEKVQGVMKQRDPATVRNEKGREYACIENMDHQIGRVLDKLEAMGELDNTYVIFTADHGIAVGRHGLMGKQNLYEHTWRVPMLVMGPGVEAGSRNEALVYLHEVLPTICDLIGVEAPEAVEGKSFAPVIRGDADKSHEVLYGVYSGGTKPGIRSVRNDRWKLITYDVLDGEVQETQLFDLQENPNELLEEHHAPEVVKLTGNQPEPQQKNLVGDPAYAEKLVEMQALLKEQQRIYGDPYLGN from the coding sequence ATGAAGCCGCTTGCTGCCCCTTTGATCCTTGCGTTCATGAGTCTCGTCTGGGTTACCGACTGCTTAGCCGATGACCGTCCCAACATCCTCTTCATCCTTGCTGACGACCAATCGCCGTATTCGCTTTCCGCCTACGGCAATGAAGTTTGTCACACGCCGAATCTTGATCGATTGGCGAAAGACGGGATGACGTTCGATGGTGCCCACCACATGGGTGCGTGGACGGGAGCTGTCTGCACGGCATCGCGAACAATGATTATGACCGGACGGACCGTCTGGCACGTTCCGGGGGCGAAAGCGACGCCGCTGGAGAATGACGAGCAGTATCGCCAAGAGGCTGCTCAGCAAAGCATGCCTGTCATTTTTAGTCGTGCGGGTTACGAAACGTTCCGCACTTGTAAGCAAGGGAATAGTTACGACGAAGCGAACCGCCTGTTCCAGGTAAGCAAGATTCAGAACCCAAAAAAGAAATACCGCAAGGAAACCACGAACAGCGATTGGCACGGTGACCGCGCGGTTGAGTATTTGGAGTCGCGTGAGGCTGCAAGCACTGAGAAACCCTTCTTGATGTACTTTGGATTCACGCATCCGCATGATCCTCGTAATGGCAAGTCGGAGTTGTTAGAGAAGTACGGAGCGTTTAACGATGCAGGGCCGTTCCGCGAGGGAATGAAGCCGCATCCGAAATCGCCTGAGCTTCCCGTGAACTACTTGCCTGAGCATCCGTTTCATCATGGGCATCCGGGCCTTCGTGATGAAGAAAAAGTGCAGGGCGTGATGAAGCAGCGCGACCCGGCGACGGTTCGTAACGAAAAGGGGCGCGAGTACGCGTGCATCGAGAACATGGACCACCAGATTGGCCGCGTCCTAGACAAGTTGGAGGCGATGGGAGAACTCGACAATACGTACGTTATTTTTACTGCCGACCACGGCATCGCCGTGGGGCGACACGGTTTGATGGGTAAGCAGAACCTTTACGAGCATACATGGCGGGTACCGATGCTAGTGATGGGGCCTGGAGTCGAAGCTGGCAGTCGAAATGAAGCCTTGGTTTATTTGCACGAGGTCCTGCCGACGATTTGCGATCTGATCGGGGTTGAAGCTCCTGAGGCTGTCGAAGGCAAGTCCTTCGCCCCCGTTATTCGTGGTGACGCAGACAAGTCGCACGAAGTTCTCTACGGCGTTTACTCTGGTGGCACGAAGCCGGGGATTCGCAGCGTGCGGAATGATCGCTGGAAACTGATCACCTATGACGTGCTGGATGGCGAAGTTCAGGAGACGCAGTTGTTTGATTTACAGGAGAATCCCAACGAACTGCTTGAGGAGCATCACGCTCCTGAAGTCGTGAAACTCACGGGCAATCAGCCTGAGCCGCAGCAAAAGAACCTGGTGGGTGATCCGGCTTATGCTGAGAAGCTCGTCGAAATGCAGGCTTTATTGAAGGAGCAGCAACGTATTTATGGCGATCCTTATCTAGGGAATTGA
- the corA gene encoding magnesium/cobalt transporter CorA yields the protein MSKEAAGTKKKRRRRWRLRHHAKPHTRPGTIVSPAKAAPTKLRVTAYGPNKMVDYPDCRPADIEKLVGEYPVLWVDAVGLKDHDLIRQVGEILELHPLALEDMGNVPQRPKVEEYPKHLFAVAHTIIYERELRASQVSFFAGKGFVVSWREKTCPPFEFLRKRLEVKGGTTRSSGVDYLLYALLDETIDLYFPALEKLSDKLDDLDDSVDHGENPNLIREVHDTRHDIRQLRRIVWPLRDAIDSLMKKYRAWIGEEALIHFRDCHDHVVQVLDSLDSYREACSDVRDHYSTEMSNRMNETMRLLTIISTIFIPLGFIAGLYGMNFNPEVSGANMPETQWRWGYPFALGLMAAVAIGQFFFFRGKGWIGRSRETLSAPTASASERGVTEGMKETKND from the coding sequence ATGAGTAAAGAAGCAGCGGGTACGAAGAAAAAACGTCGCCGCCGCTGGCGCTTGCGGCATCATGCGAAGCCTCACACCCGACCGGGAACGATCGTTTCGCCGGCGAAAGCAGCTCCGACGAAGCTGCGGGTGACAGCCTACGGCCCGAACAAGATGGTCGACTATCCCGATTGCCGACCGGCGGATATCGAGAAGCTGGTCGGTGAGTATCCAGTATTATGGGTCGACGCGGTCGGGCTGAAGGACCATGACTTGATTCGGCAAGTGGGTGAGATTCTCGAACTCCACCCGCTGGCATTAGAGGACATGGGCAACGTTCCCCAACGCCCCAAGGTGGAAGAGTATCCGAAGCATCTGTTTGCCGTGGCTCATACAATCATTTACGAGAGAGAGTTACGGGCTTCTCAGGTGAGCTTTTTCGCAGGGAAAGGATTCGTTGTCAGTTGGCGAGAGAAGACCTGCCCGCCCTTCGAGTTCTTGCGAAAGCGGCTGGAAGTAAAGGGCGGGACAACGCGGTCGTCGGGTGTGGACTATTTGCTGTATGCACTGCTGGATGAGACGATCGACCTCTACTTTCCGGCACTCGAGAAACTAAGTGACAAACTAGACGATCTGGACGATTCGGTCGATCACGGTGAGAACCCCAACCTGATCCGAGAGGTTCACGACACACGGCACGACATCCGCCAACTCCGACGCATTGTCTGGCCGCTACGGGATGCCATTGATTCGCTCATGAAGAAGTATCGAGCTTGGATCGGCGAAGAGGCATTGATCCACTTCCGCGACTGCCACGATCACGTGGTTCAGGTCCTTGATTCACTCGACAGTTACCGCGAGGCATGTAGCGACGTTCGCGATCACTATTCGACCGAGATGAGCAACCGCATGAACGAGACGATGCGGCTGCTGACGATCATCTCGACGATCTTTATTCCGCTGGGATTCATTGCGGGTCTCTACGGGATGAATTTCAATCCCGAAGTTTCTGGTGCGAATATGCCAGAGACCCAGTGGCGATGGGGATACCCTTTCGCGTTGGGCCTCATGGCTGCGGTAGCGATTGGGCAATTCTTCTTTTTTCGCGGCAAAGGTTGGATCGGGCGTTCGCGAGAAACATTAAGCGCACCAACGGCCTCTGCCTCAGAACGAGGTGTTACCGAAGGAATGAAAGAAACAAAAAATGACTAG
- a CDS encoding dihydroorotase, producing MTRTLIRNATVVTPTETIVTSVLLAEGRIAAIDAAEHSNADEVIDASGLHLLPGVIDDQVHFREPGLTHKEDLRTASRACAKGGVTTFLEMPNTIPNATTQTLLDEKRKLASQKSLVNYGFYIGATPENVSELAKATNTPGIKIFIGSSTGDLLVDEQDALERIFAETTLPITAHCEDESTVNANKQKYAGTTDVADHSRIRDVKAAMIATQRAIDLAKRHNHRFHVLHVSTGDETELFTDHGNLITAEACPHHLFLNTDDYERLGTLIQMNPSLKSADDNRRIWEALLDGRIQVVATDHAPHTWEEKQQSYPQSPSGMPNVENSLALMLNQVNQGHCTLEQVVHWMCEAPALVWDIVNKGRIAEGYDADLVLVDIKKTSEIRNEEQLAKCGWSAWHGETLTGWPVRTWVGGHEVFREGQVIETRLGTEATFDHARGGYWASVG from the coding sequence ATGACTAGAACGCTCATCCGCAACGCAACCGTGGTCACACCAACGGAAACGATCGTCACTTCTGTACTTCTGGCTGAAGGGAGAATCGCCGCGATCGATGCGGCGGAACACTCCAATGCGGATGAAGTGATTGACGCGTCGGGATTGCACTTGTTGCCGGGCGTGATTGACGATCAGGTGCATTTTCGCGAGCCGGGGCTCACCCACAAGGAGGACTTGCGAACCGCATCACGCGCCTGCGCGAAAGGTGGCGTGACAACTTTCTTGGAAATGCCAAATACGATTCCCAACGCAACGACGCAGACGTTGCTGGACGAAAAACGCAAGCTGGCATCGCAGAAATCGCTGGTGAACTACGGCTTTTACATCGGAGCTACGCCCGAGAATGTCAGTGAGCTTGCCAAGGCGACCAACACGCCGGGGATCAAGATTTTTATTGGCTCGAGCACGGGCGATCTGTTGGTCGATGAGCAGGATGCCCTGGAACGAATCTTTGCGGAGACAACGCTTCCGATTACCGCTCACTGCGAAGACGAATCGACCGTCAATGCCAACAAGCAGAAGTACGCTGGTACAACGGATGTGGCTGATCATTCACGTATTCGCGATGTGAAGGCGGCGATGATTGCCACTCAGCGGGCGATCGACCTAGCGAAGCGTCATAACCATCGGTTCCATGTGCTTCACGTCTCAACGGGGGACGAGACGGAACTGTTTACGGACCACGGCAACTTGATCACGGCCGAGGCCTGCCCGCACCATTTGTTCCTTAACACCGACGATTACGAGCGTTTGGGAACGCTCATTCAGATGAACCCGTCGCTCAAGAGCGCCGACGACAACCGACGGATTTGGGAGGCCTTGTTGGATGGCCGAATCCAAGTCGTTGCGACCGACCATGCTCCCCACACTTGGGAAGAGAAGCAGCAGTCGTATCCGCAATCTCCTTCTGGAATGCCCAATGTTGAGAACAGTCTGGCACTGATGCTCAATCAAGTGAATCAGGGCCATTGTACTCTGGAGCAAGTTGTCCACTGGATGTGCGAAGCGCCGGCTTTAGTGTGGGACATCGTCAATAAGGGACGCATCGCTGAAGGCTACGATGCGGATCTCGTTCTGGTGGATATAAAAAAAACGTCGGAAATCCGCAACGAAGAGCAACTTGCCAAGTGCGGTTGGAGTGCATGGCATGGCGAGACGCTTACCGGCTGGCCTGTGCGGACTTGGGTTGGTGGGCATGAGGTCTTTCGTGAGGGGCAGGTTATTGAGACGCGTCTAGGCACCGAAGCGACTTTCGACCATGCTCGGGGTGGTTATTGGGCGAGTGTTGGTTAG
- a CDS encoding Crp/Fnr family transcriptional regulator, with product MSERLWFLKRCDLFQRLRPDQLQQVELRSRARDFPRNTPIYLPADHADGVMLLVRGRVKIGSFTEEGKQTILAFIEPGELFGELSLMGGEEREEYAETVEKSTIVAIPREVMQELMSQNPEVSLGVTKLFGLRRQRVERRLKYLLFRSNRERLVHLLLELAEAYGKRTAEGIELKIKLSHQDLASVIGSTRETVTVVLGELQNEGKIQLGRRKIILTELARLAESVNLPSPAIAAT from the coding sequence ATGTCTGAACGACTTTGGTTTCTGAAGCGGTGCGATCTGTTTCAGCGCTTACGACCCGACCAACTTCAACAGGTCGAGCTTCGCAGTCGTGCCCGGGACTTCCCTCGTAATACGCCGATTTATTTGCCGGCTGATCATGCCGATGGCGTGATGCTGCTGGTTCGGGGGAGAGTAAAGATCGGCAGCTTTACGGAGGAAGGAAAGCAGACCATTCTCGCGTTTATCGAACCGGGCGAGCTTTTCGGCGAATTATCGCTGATGGGGGGCGAGGAGCGTGAGGAGTACGCGGAGACGGTCGAGAAGTCGACGATCGTGGCGATTCCTCGAGAGGTAATGCAGGAGTTGATGAGCCAGAACCCGGAAGTGTCACTCGGTGTGACCAAGCTATTCGGATTGCGTCGCCAACGAGTGGAACGTCGGCTGAAGTACTTGCTTTTCCGATCGAATCGCGAGCGACTCGTCCATTTGCTCTTGGAACTCGCTGAAGCCTACGGCAAGCGAACGGCTGAGGGCATCGAGTTGAAGATCAAGCTTTCTCACCAAGATCTGGCAAGCGTCATCGGCAGCACACGCGAGACGGTGACGGTCGTTCTTGGAGAATTGCAAAACGAAGGAAAAATCCAGCTTGGCAGGAGGAAGATTATTCTCACTGAGCTAGCTAGGCTGGCGGAGAGTGTGAACTTGCCTTCGCCGGCCATCGCAGCCACATGA
- a CDS encoding glycosyltransferase family 2 protein, which translates to MSIAYPRITRYAARYRSKNELSLQSTISTQDYASVVVVIPALNEEQSLPLVLRDLPAVGRVIVADNGSTDKTAERARSAGATVTPEPRRGYGSACLAGLAALEELISSGKIATPQVVAFIDADFSDHPEELPLLVDPILNDEADLVIGSRTTGHREPGALPPQSRYGNWLACTLMRFLFGVRYTDLGPFRAIGYQALRQLQTDDVGFGWTIEMQIKAAQAKLRISEVPVSYRCRIGQSKITGTLKGCLFAGAKILVTIAKYAMPRRTSKATTGQSDSLEIAERTSS; encoded by the coding sequence GTGTCGATTGCTTACCCTCGCATCACACGTTACGCTGCACGGTATCGGAGCAAGAACGAGTTGTCACTGCAATCTACTATCAGCACGCAAGACTACGCGAGCGTCGTGGTCGTCATACCAGCACTCAACGAGGAGCAATCCTTGCCTTTGGTGCTGCGCGACTTGCCCGCTGTTGGACGTGTGATCGTGGCCGACAATGGGTCGACTGATAAGACGGCGGAACGAGCACGCTCCGCGGGTGCCACGGTCACCCCTGAACCCCGCAGAGGCTACGGGTCGGCTTGCTTGGCAGGGCTGGCTGCTTTGGAGGAACTTATCTCCAGCGGCAAAATCGCTACGCCACAAGTCGTGGCATTCATTGATGCCGATTTCAGCGATCACCCTGAAGAACTACCCTTGTTGGTCGATCCCATCCTCAACGACGAGGCAGACCTGGTAATCGGCTCGCGTACCACAGGCCACCGAGAACCAGGCGCGTTGCCGCCGCAGAGCCGCTACGGAAACTGGCTTGCGTGTACGCTGATGCGGTTCTTGTTTGGCGTGCGCTACACCGACTTGGGGCCGTTTCGTGCTATTGGGTATCAAGCCCTCCGCCAACTTCAAACGGACGACGTCGGCTTTGGGTGGACCATCGAAATGCAGATCAAAGCGGCTCAAGCGAAGCTCCGTATCTCAGAAGTACCCGTTTCTTACCGCTGCCGAATTGGTCAGAGCAAGATTACTGGCACCCTAAAGGGCTGCCTGTTTGCAGGGGCAAAGATCCTGGTCACGATAGCGAAGTATGCGATGCCGAGGAGAACCTCGAAAGCCACAACCGGCCAATCCGATTCACTGGAAATTGCTGAGCGAACATCGTCATGA
- a CDS encoding DUF547 domain-containing protein — protein MRPLLYLSLAALYFFTATSSAADRWTVGQKHPSAELVSADQIDHTAWDRLLRKYVDKQGMVNYRGWKRDLQDQQLLDLYLQTLSRCNPGVRATKPAKLALWINAYNAVTVKGILREYPTTSIRKHTAKLIGYNIWEDLLLVVGNKAYSLEDIEHKVLRKMEEPRIHFAIVCASIGCPPLLNEAYTAKKLEEQLASNSRRFFADSEKFQYDASSRVLRISPILDWFAKDFGETQQMRLQLLSPYFPEDAQQVGQLRDVRIRYLPYDWDLNEQKPKASDNR, from the coding sequence TTGCGACCTCTCCTCTATCTTAGTCTAGCGGCATTGTATTTCTTCACTGCCACATCGAGTGCTGCTGACCGCTGGACCGTTGGTCAAAAGCATCCGTCTGCTGAACTAGTTTCCGCCGACCAGATCGACCACACGGCGTGGGATCGCCTGCTTCGGAAGTACGTCGACAAGCAAGGCATGGTCAATTATCGCGGCTGGAAGCGTGATCTGCAGGATCAGCAGTTGCTTGATCTGTACTTGCAGACCCTTTCCCGTTGCAATCCTGGAGTACGAGCTACGAAACCTGCCAAGCTTGCCCTTTGGATCAACGCCTACAACGCGGTCACCGTGAAGGGAATCTTACGCGAATACCCGACCACATCGATCCGTAAACATACGGCCAAGCTCATTGGTTACAACATCTGGGAAGACCTGCTCCTCGTGGTGGGTAATAAGGCTTACTCGCTTGAAGACATCGAACACAAAGTGTTGCGGAAAATGGAAGAGCCCCGGATTCATTTTGCGATCGTCTGCGCTTCGATTGGCTGTCCTCCGTTGCTGAACGAAGCGTACACAGCGAAGAAACTGGAAGAACAGCTAGCAAGTAACTCACGCAGGTTCTTTGCCGACTCCGAAAAGTTTCAGTATGACGCGAGTTCACGTGTCCTACGTATTTCTCCCATTCTCGACTGGTTCGCCAAGGACTTCGGCGAAACACAACAAATGCGTCTGCAACTGCTATCGCCTTACTTCCCCGAAGACGCACAGCAAGTGGGCCAACTCCGGGACGTCCGCATTAGATATTTGCCCTACGACTGGGATTTGAACGAACAGAAACCAAAAGCTTCGGACAACAGGTAA
- a CDS encoding SUMF1/EgtB/PvdO family nonheme iron enzyme, protein MGNEPANAKTDEAEQVSASKESTEEVAVTTAETANDQPTILGLQKTKPADGVFVESDHGYMVPYVVTIPGSDVKFEMVPIPGGTFLLGSSESEANRGDDEGPQVEIEVPPFWMAKTEVTWAEYRQFMSLYDKFKQVATLRTQLKTDKQAKKTLERTKALQELVQSTPEEVDAVTSPTPLYYPEVTYESGEDPDLPAVTMTPYAARQYTKWLSLVAGQTYRLPSEVEWEYAARAGSTSAYSFGDSAEDIGSYGWFVENSDDRSQPVGKKKANPWGLHDMHGNVAEIVLDEYAADTYEKLAKLEGATSQQAIQWPAKQFPRVVRGGSWLDDPAALRSAARFSTDDLEWKASDPNLPLSPWWYTEIFPAGGVGFRVMRPLEPLSKELQKKAWEIDAPELRLAVEARLEEGRGALETVGPKLPRALGQLEDAEVQKLLD, encoded by the coding sequence TTGGGTAACGAACCGGCAAACGCTAAAACGGATGAAGCCGAGCAGGTATCAGCGTCAAAAGAAAGCACCGAAGAAGTAGCCGTAACCACCGCTGAGACGGCTAACGATCAGCCAACAATCCTCGGGCTGCAGAAGACGAAACCTGCCGACGGCGTGTTCGTCGAGAGTGACCACGGGTACATGGTGCCTTATGTGGTCACCATTCCAGGTAGCGATGTGAAGTTCGAGATGGTCCCCATCCCTGGGGGAACCTTTTTGCTGGGTAGCTCCGAGTCGGAGGCGAACCGTGGCGATGACGAAGGGCCGCAGGTCGAAATCGAGGTTCCACCCTTCTGGATGGCTAAGACGGAAGTCACCTGGGCCGAGTATCGCCAATTCATGAGTCTTTACGACAAGTTTAAACAGGTAGCGACTCTTCGCACGCAACTGAAAACAGACAAGCAAGCGAAGAAGACGCTTGAGCGAACAAAGGCTTTGCAAGAGCTGGTCCAGTCCACGCCTGAAGAAGTCGATGCCGTAACAAGCCCTACTCCTTTGTATTATCCCGAGGTGACCTACGAGTCGGGCGAAGACCCCGACTTGCCCGCGGTTACCATGACCCCCTACGCAGCCAGACAGTACACCAAGTGGCTCAGCTTAGTTGCCGGTCAAACCTACCGCCTTCCCAGCGAGGTGGAATGGGAGTACGCCGCCCGTGCCGGCTCGACGAGTGCTTACTCCTTCGGCGATTCAGCCGAGGACATCGGAAGCTACGGTTGGTTCGTTGAAAACAGCGACGACCGCAGCCAGCCAGTTGGCAAGAAGAAAGCAAACCCCTGGGGCTTGCACGACATGCATGGCAACGTTGCCGAGATCGTGCTCGACGAATACGCTGCTGATACTTACGAGAAGCTAGCCAAGCTCGAAGGCGCAACTTCTCAACAAGCGATTCAATGGCCCGCGAAGCAATTTCCGCGAGTAGTCCGGGGCGGAAGTTGGCTCGACGACCCTGCCGCACTCCGTTCTGCCGCTCGCTTTTCCACGGACGACCTGGAGTGGAAGGCCTCCGATCCGAATCTTCCCCTCAGTCCGTGGTGGTACACCGAGATTTTCCCCGCGGGTGGTGTCGGTTTTCGTGTGATGCGACCCCTAGAGCCTCTCAGCAAAGAACTACAGAAGAAAGCATGGGAAATCGATGCTCCTGAGCTGCGTTTGGCCGTTGAAGCCCGATTGGAAGAGGGCCGCGGAGCCCTGGAAACAGTAGGACCAAAACTACCCCGGGCGCTTGGCCAGCTCGAAGATGCCGAAGTCCAGAAACTCTTGGACTAA
- a CDS encoding Gfo/Idh/MocA family oxidoreductase — protein sequence MGNSSDQKPASSRRKFLQTTGALAATGALASSAGIVRAAHPGGKDEIKIGLIGAGGRGSSAAAQAMNTEGPTKLVAVCDAFESRLKQCMKQLSSYGDKIDVPKERQFLGFDGYKKVLESDCDLVILATPPGFRPLHFEAAVKAGKHIFMEKPVAVDAAGVRRVLDNNKIAKEKNLAVAVGLQRRHEKAYIDTVKRIREDKQIGDIVSARALWNGGGVWVRPRKPDQSEMAYQMQNWYYFNWLCGDHIVEQHIHNIDVINWIKDSFPVSAQGMGGREFRDGVDHGQIFDHHFVEFTYEDGSQMFSQCRHIPGCWSSVGETVQGTKGSADVAKGELYGPDGKSIWKFGRGGRGGHQQEHHDLFAALRAGKVPNEGDYGAMSTMTAILGRMATYSGKHIKMKDALASEIVVSPVDQFHSYDDTPPVTPNKNGKYPVPIPGKTSIV from the coding sequence ATGGGCAATTCAAGTGATCAAAAACCGGCGAGTTCTCGACGCAAGTTTCTTCAGACGACAGGAGCGTTAGCAGCAACTGGAGCGTTAGCCAGTTCTGCGGGAATCGTGCGAGCGGCCCATCCAGGTGGGAAGGACGAGATCAAGATTGGCCTCATCGGAGCAGGTGGTCGCGGTTCGAGTGCTGCCGCTCAAGCGATGAATACCGAAGGGCCTACCAAGCTTGTCGCTGTTTGCGATGCTTTCGAAAGTCGTCTGAAGCAGTGCATGAAACAGCTCAGCAGTTACGGTGACAAAATCGATGTGCCTAAGGAACGGCAGTTTTTGGGTTTCGATGGCTACAAGAAGGTCTTGGAAAGTGATTGCGATCTGGTAATCCTCGCCACGCCTCCTGGCTTTCGGCCTCTGCACTTTGAAGCAGCCGTCAAAGCCGGCAAGCACATCTTCATGGAGAAACCGGTCGCCGTCGATGCCGCCGGCGTGCGACGCGTGTTGGACAACAACAAGATTGCCAAGGAAAAGAATCTGGCCGTTGCCGTCGGACTGCAACGACGACATGAGAAAGCTTACATCGATACGGTGAAACGTATCCGCGAGGACAAACAAATTGGCGATATCGTTTCCGCGCGAGCTTTATGGAACGGTGGCGGCGTCTGGGTCCGCCCTCGCAAGCCCGACCAATCGGAGATGGCCTACCAGATGCAGAACTGGTACTACTTCAACTGGCTCTGCGGAGATCATATCGTCGAGCAACACATTCACAACATCGACGTGATCAACTGGATCAAGGATTCTTTCCCAGTCAGTGCCCAAGGCATGGGAGGTCGCGAGTTCCGCGACGGTGTCGATCACGGCCAGATCTTCGACCATCACTTCGTCGAGTTCACCTACGAAGATGGCTCGCAGATGTTTAGTCAGTGCCGTCACATCCCCGGTTGCTGGAGTAGCGTGGGCGAGACGGTGCAGGGAACGAAGGGCAGTGCAGATGTCGCGAAGGGCGAACTTTACGGCCCCGACGGCAAGTCAATCTGGAAGTTTGGTCGCGGTGGTCGTGGCGGACATCAGCAAGAACATCACGACCTGTTTGCTGCTCTTCGTGCTGGTAAAGTCCCCAATGAAGGAGACTACGGCGCCATGAGCACCATGACGGCAATCCTCGGACGGATGGCGACCTACTCCGGCAAGCACATCAAAATGAAAGATGCGCTCGCATCTGAGATCGTGGTTTCGCCGGTCGATCAGTTTCATTCCTATGACGATACCCCCCCGGTCACTCCAAACAAGAATGGGAAGTATCCGGTTCCTATCCCCGGGAAAACGAGCATCGTCTAG
- the mobB gene encoding molybdopterin-guanine dinucleotide biosynthesis protein B, which translates to MKRIHILGRKNHGKTTLIVRLIKKLAELGYKVGAIKHTHHAHQLDVPGKDSHRFGEAGAAGVGILSRDQSAFFWPRNASDENAGDDLDQYAQFSEMFASCDFVLVEGDTQTDGKKIEVWRAEVGSEPLAKEDASIVAVVSDDAPEVDCPIWSRSNLDELIKNLLGVLK; encoded by the coding sequence ATGAAACGAATTCACATCCTCGGTCGAAAGAATCATGGCAAGACAACCCTTATTGTCCGCTTGATCAAGAAGCTTGCTGAACTGGGCTACAAGGTCGGAGCTATCAAGCACACTCACCACGCTCATCAGTTGGACGTACCTGGGAAGGATTCCCATCGATTCGGCGAAGCTGGAGCGGCAGGCGTGGGGATTCTTTCTCGCGATCAAAGTGCCTTTTTCTGGCCGCGTAATGCTAGTGACGAAAATGCAGGCGACGACCTTGATCAGTACGCACAGTTTTCTGAGATGTTCGCCTCTTGCGACTTCGTTCTCGTCGAGGGTGATACTCAGACGGACGGGAAGAAAATCGAAGTCTGGCGAGCTGAAGTCGGCAGCGAACCTTTGGCAAAAGAAGACGCAAGCATCGTGGCGGTCGTGTCTGACGATGCCCCGGAGGTCGATTGTCCCATTTGGTCGCGCTCAAATCTTGACGAACTTATCAAAAACCTCTTGGGCGTTTTGAAATAA